A single genomic interval of Gemmatimonadota bacterium harbors:
- the pyrE gene encoding orotate phosphoribosyltransferase, with protein sequence MSQPSEPTLAALLAERSARRGDFVLASGRRSTLYIDARLTTMSPDGLALIGALGLAAVRAHFPDADAVGGLTLGADPVSYAIARESAGTTRPLRAFTVRKEAKAHGTGRLIEGPFRERDRVVIIEDVITTGGSALKAIEALRAAGAQVLGVLAVVDREEGGHEAIAAAGCPVVSLARAAEVVAHLPPA encoded by the coding sequence ATGTCCCAACCGTCTGAGCCGACCTTGGCGGCCCTGCTCGCCGAACGCAGCGCGCGCCGCGGGGACTTTGTTCTGGCGAGCGGACGCCGCAGCACCCTGTACATCGACGCCCGCCTGACGACGATGAGTCCCGACGGCCTCGCGCTGATCGGGGCCCTGGGGCTGGCCGCGGTTCGCGCGCACTTCCCCGACGCGGATGCCGTTGGCGGCCTCACGCTGGGAGCCGATCCGGTCTCGTATGCGATCGCCCGCGAGAGTGCCGGCACCACGCGGCCCCTGCGCGCCTTTACGGTGCGCAAGGAAGCCAAGGCGCACGGCACGGGACGGCTCATCGAGGGGCCGTTTCGCGAGCGGGATCGCGTAGTCATCATCGAAGACGTGATCACCACCGGCGGCTCGGCACTCAAGGCCATCGAGGCCCTTCGCGCGGCCGGGGCACAGGTCCTCGGTGTCCTGGCCGTGGTCGACCGTGAGGAGGGTGGGCACGAGGCCATCGCGGCCGCCGGATGTCCCGTGGTCAGCCTGGCGCGTGCGGCTGAGGTGGTCGCGCACCTTCCCCCGGCCTGA
- a CDS encoding serine/threonine protein kinase: MSENFEGRDIAGYALRQLVGEGGTAVVYRAEHPAHGTVAFKLLKPKLRQERTAVARFTREADFGKRVVHPNVIRTIEIGQADGLHYLVMEWALGELLEKYAKRKAPLPVTEVAQIMEQLGAAVKSVHDAGLVHRDLKPDNAMYDPDTGVLKLLDFGIAAATDTTQDERLTRAGYFVGTLMYVAPEALSGELVTPAADQYSLATIAYLLLTGVLPYLAKNPREMFTQLLSQPPIALNKAKAGLVFPDAVDRAVMRGLARQPAERFADVVAFTAALADAARAPVDAAPAADDAAGESGLFSRVRGLFRR, translated from the coding sequence GTGTCGGAGAACTTCGAGGGCCGTGACATTGCCGGCTATGCGCTGAGACAGCTGGTGGGCGAGGGGGGCACTGCGGTGGTGTATCGCGCGGAGCACCCGGCCCATGGGACCGTGGCGTTCAAGCTGCTCAAGCCCAAGCTCCGCCAGGAGCGGACCGCCGTCGCGCGCTTCACGCGCGAGGCGGACTTCGGGAAGCGCGTCGTGCACCCCAACGTCATTCGCACCATCGAGATCGGGCAGGCGGATGGCCTGCACTATCTCGTGATGGAGTGGGCCCTGGGCGAGTTGCTGGAGAAGTACGCCAAGCGGAAGGCACCACTGCCCGTGACCGAAGTGGCGCAGATCATGGAACAGCTGGGTGCCGCGGTAAAGTCCGTCCACGACGCGGGGCTGGTACATCGCGACCTCAAGCCGGACAACGCGATGTACGACCCCGACACGGGCGTCCTCAAGCTGCTCGACTTCGGCATTGCCGCGGCCACGGATACCACGCAGGACGAGCGCCTCACGCGTGCCGGCTACTTTGTCGGCACCTTGATGTACGTCGCCCCGGAAGCCCTCTCGGGGGAGCTGGTCACTCCAGCCGCCGACCAGTATTCCCTCGCCACGATTGCCTACCTGTTGCTGACCGGGGTGCTGCCGTACCTGGCGAAGAATCCACGGGAGATGTTCACGCAGCTCCTGTCGCAGCCCCCGATTGCGCTCAACAAGGCAAAAGCGGGCCTGGTGTTTCCCGACGCCGTGGATCGGGCAGTGATGCGCGGACTCGCCCGCCAACCTGCGGAGCGCTTTGCCGACGTCGTGGCGTTCACGGCGGCCCTCGCGGACGCCGCCCGGGCTCCCGTGGACGCCGCGCCGGCGGCGGACGATGCCGCAGGCGAGAGCGGGCTGTTCTCCCGTGTGCGCGGCCTGTTCCGGCGTTAG
- a CDS encoding GWxTD domain-containing protein translates to MRLTSPRLIAGCTLLTLLTTACGGRGRGAPPGRGPEPAAASAQPTGQRRVPVQTDAVTLYRRLGLLAEGGETPFVGNLTFFAGRSTDSTLMVLTISLANRALRFSREGDRYRSGYRVGVEVKRGTDVVANLSSDETVRVLAFRETQRTDEAVLFRRVIPLPPGTYDLRLIVKGDSVNNGSAIEATIGVPRLADGALSSPVAFFEATPRTTRDSLPRILATPRSTVVFGRDTLLPLYVEGYGTGPTFPVRVQVRPEGTGSVLWSDSVSLTRQGNLFSGVIQVPLQKLGVGVMVAYVNRAGGSDTLRAPIFVAFGDDLPVATYTEMLDYLRYYVSAPRLSAMRDAGPEARARLWAEFIRDSDPIPETSAHEGLRDYFGRMGQANLRFREEGGPGWLTDRGRAFVSLGTPDQILEPNINDLNQRGRTQIWEYRQHRLAIVFVDQTGFGRWRMTLSSETEFETTARRLMVQ, encoded by the coding sequence ATGCGTCTGACCTCACCTCGCCTCATCGCGGGATGCACACTGCTCACCCTCCTGACCACGGCATGTGGCGGACGCGGACGCGGTGCCCCCCCAGGACGCGGCCCGGAGCCGGCCGCAGCATCCGCCCAGCCTACGGGACAGCGGCGCGTCCCGGTCCAGACGGACGCGGTCACGCTCTATCGGCGCCTGGGGCTGCTGGCCGAGGGAGGCGAGACGCCGTTCGTGGGCAACCTCACGTTCTTCGCCGGGCGTTCGACCGACTCGACCCTGATGGTGCTGACCATCTCGCTGGCGAACCGAGCCCTGCGCTTCTCGCGGGAAGGGGATCGGTATCGCAGCGGGTACCGCGTGGGCGTGGAGGTGAAGCGCGGCACCGACGTGGTCGCCAATCTTTCCAGTGACGAGACCGTGCGCGTCCTTGCCTTTCGCGAGACGCAGCGCACCGACGAGGCGGTCCTCTTCCGACGGGTCATTCCCCTGCCGCCAGGCACCTACGACCTCCGACTGATCGTCAAGGGCGACTCGGTGAACAACGGCAGCGCGATCGAGGCCACGATCGGGGTGCCGCGCCTGGCCGACGGGGCGTTAAGCTCGCCCGTGGCCTTCTTTGAGGCGACCCCGCGGACGACGCGCGATTCGCTCCCGCGCATCCTGGCGACCCCACGCAGCACGGTCGTGTTTGGGCGCGACACGCTCCTGCCGCTGTACGTCGAAGGGTACGGCACTGGCCCCACCTTTCCCGTCCGCGTGCAGGTCCGCCCGGAGGGCACCGGCAGCGTGCTGTGGAGCGACTCCGTCTCGCTCACTCGGCAAGGCAACCTGTTCAGCGGCGTGATCCAGGTCCCACTGCAGAAGCTTGGCGTCGGGGTGATGGTGGCGTACGTCAATCGTGCCGGCGGATCCGACACGCTCCGGGCGCCGATCTTCGTGGCCTTCGGCGATGACCTGCCCGTCGCGACGTACACCGAGATGCTCGATTACCTGCGCTACTACGTCAGCGCCCCGCGCCTCTCCGCGATGCGTGATGCCGGCCCCGAAGCCCGGGCGCGATTGTGGGCAGAGTTCATTCGCGATTCCGACCCCATCCCGGAGACGTCGGCCCACGAGGGGCTGCGCGACTACTTCGGTCGGATGGGCCAGGCGAACCTGCGGTTCCGGGAAGAAGGGGGTCCCGGATGGCTCACCGATCGGGGACGCGCCTTTGTGTCGCTGGGGACGCCCGACCAGATCCTGGAACCCAACATCAACGACCTCAACCAGCGTGGTCGCACCCAGATCTGGGAGTACCGTCAGCATCGCCTTGCGATTGTCTTTGTGGACCAGACCGGATTTGGCCGCTGGCGCATGACCCTGTCCTCCGAGACCGAGTTCGAGACGACGGCGCGACGCCTGATGGTGCAGTAG